One window of Sulfurospirillum sp. 1612 genomic DNA carries:
- a CDS encoding molybdopterin molybdotransferase MoeA — translation MLEKYDKTLEALEQSIDFMLGEEKLFLSEALGRILAEDIVATFDNPEFETASMDGYALRAEDQSLGTLTIIDNLPAGSYKGNLVTKGTCVKTFTGSLMSQGSDTLLPIENVEVIDNTIKIITPVKAGFSVRPVGENYKKGEVLIKRGTKIGYAEIGVMAELGWVQVSVFIKPRVAILATGSEILDFGEEKENISQIRSSNHVTIEAIMRAQGASTSRLEIVKDDKEKIQKVMRDALTHSDVLITTGGVSVGDFDFVKEVLGEMQIDFIVNSAFIKPGRHIKIVKIGKKYIFSLPGFPYSSSVVAFLYIVPFLRKITARAFYAPKMMAYLQEDYAKRSKYKEFTACNIAFEEGRAVVDLKGKKIGSSAILNNMLNHAALLCIDEETKELKKGSLVEVVLLDQNF, via the coding sequence ATGCTTGAAAAATATGATAAAACGCTTGAAGCTTTAGAACAATCTATTGACTTTATGTTAGGAGAAGAAAAACTCTTTTTGAGCGAAGCGTTGGGACGAATTTTGGCAGAAGATATTGTTGCGACATTTGATAATCCAGAGTTTGAAACCGCTTCTATGGATGGTTATGCGCTCAGAGCGGAGGATCAATCGCTCGGCACCTTGACCATCATCGATAATCTCCCCGCTGGAAGTTACAAGGGAAATCTTGTGACAAAGGGGACGTGTGTGAAAACATTCACGGGCTCTTTGATGAGTCAAGGGAGCGATACCTTGCTTCCTATCGAAAATGTTGAAGTGATTGATAATACTATCAAAATCATCACACCGGTTAAAGCGGGTTTTTCAGTACGACCGGTGGGAGAAAACTATAAAAAAGGCGAAGTATTAATCAAAAGAGGGACAAAAATTGGCTATGCGGAGATTGGTGTCATGGCAGAACTGGGATGGGTGCAAGTCTCCGTGTTTATTAAACCTCGTGTTGCGATTTTGGCGACAGGTAGTGAAATCCTAGATTTTGGTGAAGAAAAAGAAAATATCTCGCAAATTAGAAGTTCTAATCACGTGACGATAGAGGCTATCATGAGAGCGCAAGGGGCCTCGACTTCTCGATTGGAAATCGTTAAAGATGATAAAGAAAAGATTCAAAAAGTGATGCGAGATGCCCTCACGCACTCAGATGTTTTGATTACAACCGGAGGGGTGAGTGTTGGGGATTTTGACTTTGTCAAAGAGGTTTTAGGGGAGATGCAGATTGATTTCATCGTCAATAGTGCTTTTATCAAACCCGGGCGCCATATAAAAATCGTCAAAATTGGTAAGAAATATATCTTTTCATTGCCAGGATTTCCTTACAGTTCGTCTGTTGTTGCTTTTTTATATATCGTGCCATTTTTGCGCAAAATCACTGCGAGAGCGTTTTATGCTCCTAAGATGATGGCATATCTCCAAGAAGATTATGCAAAACGCTCCAAATACAAAGAGTTTACCGCTTGTAATATCGCATTTGAAGAAGGACGTGCTGTGGTAGATTTGAAGGGTAAAAAGATTGGCAGTAGCGCGATTTTGAACAATATGCTCAACCATGCGGCCTTATTATGTATTGATGAAGAGACCAAAGAGCTCAAAAAGGGTAGTTTGGTCGAAGTTGTTTTATTGGATCAAAACTTTTAA
- a CDS encoding molybdopterin synthase catalytic subunit: protein MLELYDGSLQVEKILANWYQEVKDKNYGAFIPFVGIVRDEDGIDGLSFDIYEPILTQWFESWQKRVAPDNAILFMAHSRGDVLNHTSSYISAVVSPQRKAALRIINDFVEDFKANAPIWKYDLVGGKRIYAKSRSLPLNGAGLLADTKENDA from the coding sequence ATGTTAGAACTCTATGATGGCTCCTTGCAAGTCGAAAAAATTTTAGCAAATTGGTATCAGGAAGTCAAAGATAAAAATTATGGTGCGTTTATCCCTTTTGTGGGGATTGTACGCGATGAAGACGGTATTGATGGTTTGAGTTTTGATATTTATGAGCCTATTTTGACACAATGGTTTGAATCGTGGCAAAAAAGAGTAGCCCCTGATAATGCAATCTTATTTATGGCACATTCACGGGGTGATGTTTTAAATCATACCAGCTCTTATATCTCCGCAGTTGTCTCCCCACAACGCAAAGCGGCACTTCGAATTATCAATGATTTTGTTGAGGATTTCAAAGCCAATGCCCCGATTTGGAAATATGATTTAGTAGGGGGAAAAAGAATTTATGCAAAAAGTAGAAGCCTTCCGCTCAATGGCGCGGGATTGCTTGCAGATACAAAGGAAAATGATGCTTGA
- a CDS encoding MoaD/ThiS family protein has product MAKIEFLGPISKDSFEAEIQNLNELKAMFKDDETLQEWLSICAVAINDQLVSSLDVAVGPNDKISLLPPVCGG; this is encoded by the coding sequence ATGGCAAAAATAGAATTTCTCGGCCCTATCAGTAAAGATAGTTTTGAGGCAGAGATACAAAATCTCAATGAACTCAAAGCAATGTTCAAAGATGACGAAACATTGCAAGAGTGGCTGAGTATTTGTGCGGTTGCGATTAATGACCAATTGGTCAGCTCGCTTGATGTGGCCGTAGGGCCTAACGATAAAATATCACTGCTTCCTCCAGTTTGCGGCGGGTAA
- a CDS encoding MqnA/MqnD/SBP family protein has translation MIFGKIDYINLLPFHIFLKKSSMGNSFKKTVFFKQGVPSYINSKFQKRQVNAAFISSVKSNKKNAKTLPVGIVAKKRVKSVLVEEGSPKDDPASATSNALCKVLGLKGEVSIGDDALRKYIQNPDIYVDLALEWNKKYHLPFVFAVLCVNSHYGIYKKLSKNFIKQKIKIPQYILNDYSKKRGISAHEIKEYLKLISYKINKKEERGLKLFLKKSSNLGFKK, from the coding sequence ATGATTTTTGGCAAAATAGATTATATCAATCTTCTTCCTTTCCATATATTTCTCAAGAAATCTTCTATGGGAAACTCCTTTAAAAAGACCGTGTTCTTCAAGCAAGGGGTTCCATCTTATATCAACTCAAAATTTCAAAAAAGACAAGTGAATGCCGCATTTATTTCAAGCGTAAAAAGTAATAAAAAAAATGCCAAAACATTGCCTGTTGGTATCGTAGCTAAAAAAAGAGTCAAGAGTGTTCTTGTGGAAGAAGGAAGTCCTAAAGATGATCCTGCATCAGCAACATCAAATGCCTTATGCAAAGTGTTGGGATTAAAAGGAGAAGTGAGTATTGGAGATGATGCGCTTAGGAAATACATCCAAAATCCAGATATTTATGTGGATCTTGCATTGGAATGGAATAAGAAGTATCACCTGCCTTTTGTATTTGCCGTACTTTGTGTCAATAGCCACTATGGGATTTACAAAAAGCTTTCAAAGAATTTTATCAAGCAAAAGATTAAAATTCCACAATACATACTCAATGATTATTCAAAAAAAAGAGGAATCAGTGCCCATGAAATAAAAGAATATCTAAAACTAATCAGTTATAAAATCAACAAAAAAGAGGAGAGAGGATTGAAACTTTTTCTAAAAAAAAGTAGCAATCTAGGCTTTAAAAAATAA
- the gdhA gene encoding NADP-specific glutamate dehydrogenase, translated as MSVQKYIHKVMKSTMESTPGQAEFYQAVEEVLSTLEPLLQAEPKYDKYNILERIVIPERQILFRVVWMDDAGKIQTNIGYRVQFNSAIGPYKGGLRFHPSVNLGIIKFLGFEQIFKNSLTGLPIGGGKGGSNFDPKGKSEGEIMRFCQSFMTELSKHIGETKDVPAGDIGVGGREIGYMFGEYKRITGNFEGILTGKGLNWGGSLARTEATGFGSVYFAENILAKRGDTLEGKVATVSGSGNVAIYTIQKLYDLGAKPVTCSDSRGMIYHEKGIDLHTLKLIKEVERKGLDEYAQIHKDAVYIPVGKYPEGTNAVWGVPCDIAFPSATQNELNFADIKNLHKNGCILVTEGANMPSTPEAIHYMMENKIMYGPAKAANAGGVATSQLEMSQNASMATWSFAEVDSKLNSIMKNIFNLSYETSKEFGDEGNLMMGANIAGFRKVADSMIDQGAV; from the coding sequence GTGTCAGTTCAAAAATATATACATAAAGTCATGAAAAGTACGATGGAGAGCACTCCAGGTCAGGCTGAATTTTACCAAGCGGTTGAAGAAGTCTTAAGTACCCTAGAGCCACTCTTACAAGCCGAACCAAAATATGACAAGTACAATATTTTAGAGAGAATCGTTATCCCTGAGAGACAGATCTTATTTCGTGTTGTATGGATGGATGATGCAGGTAAAATACAAACCAACATCGGGTATCGTGTTCAATTTAACTCAGCAATCGGACCATACAAAGGCGGTCTTCGTTTTCATCCTAGTGTTAATCTTGGTATTATCAAATTTCTAGGCTTCGAACAAATCTTCAAAAATTCACTAACCGGACTTCCTATCGGTGGGGGTAAAGGGGGTAGTAACTTTGACCCTAAAGGTAAGAGTGAAGGTGAAATCATGAGATTTTGTCAATCTTTCATGACCGAATTGTCAAAACATATCGGCGAGACCAAAGATGTCCCTGCTGGTGATATCGGTGTTGGAGGTCGAGAAATTGGATATATGTTTGGTGAATATAAAAGAATCACCGGAAATTTTGAGGGAATCCTCACCGGAAAAGGACTCAACTGGGGAGGTTCTCTGGCGCGAACAGAAGCAACCGGTTTTGGTTCTGTCTATTTTGCAGAAAACATCCTAGCAAAACGCGGTGATACCCTAGAAGGCAAAGTCGCAACTGTATCGGGTTCTGGTAATGTGGCGATTTATACAATTCAAAAACTTTATGACTTAGGTGCTAAACCGGTGACGTGTAGTGATTCTCGTGGGATGATTTATCATGAGAAAGGGATTGATTTACACACATTGAAATTAATCAAAGAGGTAGAGCGTAAAGGATTAGATGAATATGCACAAATCCACAAAGATGCGGTCTATATTCCAGTCGGTAAATATCCAGAAGGAACCAATGCTGTTTGGGGCGTACCATGTGATATTGCATTCCCAAGTGCAACACAAAATGAGCTCAACTTTGCAGATATTAAAAACTTACACAAAAATGGCTGTATCTTAGTCACAGAAGGTGCGAACATGCCATCAACACCTGAGGCCATCCACTACATGATGGAAAACAAAATCATGTACGGTCCTGCTAAAGCGGCCAATGCCGGTGGTGTTGCGACCAGTCAACTTGAAATGAGTCAAAATGCCAGCATGGCAACGTGGTCTTTCGCTGAAGTTGATAGTAAATTGAACTCTATCATGAAAAATATCTTTAATCTCTCTTATGAAACGTCTAAAGAATTCGGAGATGAAGGAAACTTGATGATGGGTGCGAATATCGCTGGCTTTAGAAAAGTAGCCGATTCGATGATCGATCAGGGTGCGGTTTAA
- the upp gene encoding uracil phosphoribosyltransferase: MQNVTVIKHPLIEHKLSILRDEKTDPFHFRLLVDEISYLMLFEATRDLPLRDVSVKTPVAVAQTKKLDTKLMICPILRAALGMLDSVFKLIPDASVGFLGFQRNEKTLEAEFFYAKLPVDHKERTAIIIDPMFATGGTAIDAVNFLKDKGVEDIRFLALVSAPEGLKKFSSIHPDVKVYTACIDDGLNEKGYIVPGLGDAGDRVFNTIN, from the coding sequence ATGCAAAACGTAACCGTAATCAAACACCCATTAATAGAGCACAAGCTCTCAATTTTAAGAGATGAAAAGACGGACCCTTTTCATTTTAGGCTTTTAGTTGATGAGATTTCTTATCTCATGCTTTTTGAGGCGACACGGGATTTACCCCTTCGTGATGTGAGTGTCAAAACACCCGTCGCAGTGGCACAAACCAAAAAATTAGACACCAAATTGATGATCTGTCCGATTTTGAGGGCGGCTTTGGGGATGTTGGATAGTGTCTTTAAACTAATTCCTGATGCAAGTGTAGGATTTTTGGGATTTCAACGCAATGAAAAAACACTAGAAGCAGAGTTCTTTTATGCTAAATTGCCAGTTGATCACAAAGAACGCACCGCTATCATCATCGATCCAATGTTTGCAACCGGAGGCACCGCGATTGATGCTGTGAATTTCCTAAAAGACAAAGGGGTAGAAGATATTCGATTCCTTGCACTCGTCTCTGCGCCAGAAGGATTGAAAAAATTCTCAAGTATTCACCCTGATGTGAAAGTTTATACCGCATGTATTGATGATGGATTGAATGAAAAAGGATACATCGTCCCAGGTCTGGGAGATGCAGGAGATCGTGTTTTTAATACCATAAACTAA
- a CDS encoding malic enzyme-like NAD(P)-binding protein, with product MSKDNKVTKEESLAYHIGGKIGIDLKTPCTTARELSMAYTPGVAFPCLEIAEDEELAYKYTNKSNLVGVISDCTAVLGLGDLGAMGGKPVMEGKSVLFKKFADVDAFDIELDEKETQKIIDICIALAPTFGGINLEDIKAPKCFEIEEKVQAAVNIPVMHDDQHGTAMITSAGIINALEISGKKIEEMKIVVSGAGAAGIACAKMYRLLGAKHIVMLDSRGVIHSGRADLNKYKEEFALETPDRTIADAMKGADMFLGLSAPGILSKEMVASMNPHPIIFALANPVPEITPEVVKEVRDDVMMGTGRSDYPNQVNNVLGFPFIFRGALDVRATKVTEGMKMAAAKALAALAKEEVPQYVKDAYNGKDLEFGLEYIIPTPFDKRVLVWVSTAVAQAAIEDGVARVKDFDIDAYRASLQAKIDAK from the coding sequence ATGAGTAAAGACAATAAAGTAACCAAAGAGGAATCTTTAGCATATCATATTGGAGGGAAAATCGGTATTGATCTCAAGACTCCTTGTACGACAGCGCGTGAATTGTCTATGGCTTATACGCCAGGGGTTGCTTTCCCATGTTTAGAAATCGCAGAAGATGAAGAATTGGCATACAAATATACTAATAAATCAAATTTAGTAGGGGTTATTAGTGATTGTACGGCAGTTTTGGGTTTGGGAGATCTTGGTGCCATGGGCGGTAAGCCCGTCATGGAAGGCAAATCAGTACTGTTTAAAAAATTCGCTGATGTGGATGCCTTTGACATCGAATTAGACGAAAAAGAGACCCAAAAAATCATCGATATTTGTATCGCACTCGCTCCGACATTTGGCGGTATCAACTTAGAAGATATTAAAGCTCCAAAATGTTTTGAAATTGAAGAAAAAGTCCAAGCTGCGGTCAATATCCCTGTGATGCATGATGACCAACACGGTACGGCGATGATTACGAGTGCCGGGATTATCAATGCGCTTGAAATCAGTGGCAAAAAAATCGAAGAGATGAAAATCGTCGTCTCAGGTGCTGGTGCTGCAGGAATCGCATGTGCTAAGATGTACCGACTTTTGGGTGCCAAACATATTGTCATGCTTGATTCAAGAGGCGTAATTCACAGTGGACGTGCGGATTTGAATAAATACAAAGAAGAGTTTGCGCTTGAAACTCCTGATCGTACCATCGCCGATGCTATGAAGGGTGCTGATATGTTCTTAGGACTCTCCGCTCCTGGAATCTTATCCAAGGAAATGGTCGCATCCATGAATCCGCATCCGATTATCTTTGCTTTGGCCAATCCGGTTCCTGAGATTACTCCTGAAGTCGTCAAAGAAGTGCGAGACGATGTCATGATGGGTACGGGACGAAGTGATTATCCTAATCAAGTCAATAATGTTCTAGGCTTTCCATTTATCTTCCGAGGAGCGCTTGATGTGCGCGCTACTAAAGTGACTGAAGGTATGAAAATGGCGGCGGCAAAAGCATTGGCTGCATTAGCAAAAGAGGAAGTCCCTCAATACGTCAAAGATGCTTATAATGGTAAAGACTTAGAATTTGGTTTGGAATACATCATTCCGACGCCATTTGATAAACGAGTACTCGTCTGGGTGAGTACTGCTGTGGCGCAAGCTGCTATCGAAGATGGTGTGGCTCGAGTCAAAGATTTTGATATTGATGCCTATAGAGCATCGCTTCAAGCCAAAATAGACGCAAAATAA
- the gltX gene encoding glutamate--tRNA ligase, translating to MTITRFAPSPTGYLHIGGLRTALYCYLVSKNKNGKFLLRIEDTDLARNSKEAAAAIEEAFEWTGLSYDGEVVYQSNRFDLYKSYVQKLLDEGKAYRCYMSKEELDAMRAEQTAAKQRPHYDGRYRDFTGEPPAGVEPVIRIKAPREGEISFVDGVKGEVHFNVSDMLDDFIIARSDGTPTYNFVVTIDDALMEITDVIRGDDHLSNTPKQIVIYNALGFKIPKFYHVPMILNHQGKKLSKRDGALDVMEYKRAGYLPEALLNFLVRLGWSHGDQEIFSLEEMIQFFDPNHINKSASAFNEEKLVWINAQYIKQLDADRLIKELEYFNLSLADHPKAHELIDLLRDRAKTLVELADMARAIINAPTDYDAKAYKKFIKGDALENLKAFKQTLEAHESCSSAEAFEVLAKQFLEEKGLKLKDLAQPLRIAMVGGAVSPSVFGVLSIIGHQNVIARIERLLNHKGKNDE from the coding sequence ATGACAATCACTCGCTTTGCACCAAGCCCAACAGGGTATCTTCATATTGGTGGACTTAGAACTGCTCTTTACTGCTATCTCGTCTCAAAAAATAAAAACGGAAAATTTTTACTTCGTATCGAGGATACGGATCTTGCCAGAAACTCAAAAGAGGCCGCCGCGGCTATTGAAGAGGCTTTTGAATGGACGGGTCTCTCTTATGATGGGGAGGTAGTGTACCAATCCAATCGATTTGACCTTTACAAATCCTACGTTCAAAAACTTCTTGATGAGGGCAAAGCGTATCGATGCTATATGAGCAAAGAAGAGCTTGACGCCATGCGTGCTGAACAAACCGCAGCAAAACAACGACCGCATTATGATGGAAGATATCGTGATTTTACCGGAGAACCGCCTGCTGGAGTCGAACCGGTTATCCGCATCAAAGCACCGCGTGAGGGTGAAATCTCTTTTGTTGATGGGGTTAAAGGTGAAGTGCATTTTAATGTGAGCGATATGTTGGATGATTTTATCATCGCGCGTAGTGATGGTACGCCGACTTATAATTTTGTGGTGACGATTGATGATGCTCTGATGGAAATCACCGATGTGATTCGTGGTGATGATCATCTCTCAAATACGCCCAAACAAATCGTGATTTATAATGCCCTTGGTTTTAAAATCCCAAAATTCTATCATGTTCCGATGATTTTAAATCATCAAGGCAAAAAACTCTCCAAACGAGATGGTGCGCTGGATGTTATGGAATACAAAAGAGCGGGGTACTTGCCAGAAGCACTGCTGAACTTCCTCGTACGACTAGGATGGAGTCATGGTGATCAAGAAATCTTTAGTCTTGAAGAGATGATTCAGTTTTTTGACCCCAATCATATCAATAAATCAGCCTCTGCCTTTAATGAAGAAAAACTCGTCTGGATTAATGCTCAATATATCAAACAACTCGATGCTGATCGACTGATAAAAGAATTGGAATATTTTAATCTCTCCCTCGCCGATCATCCCAAAGCGCATGAGTTGATTGATTTGCTTAGAGATCGGGCAAAAACATTAGTAGAGTTGGCAGATATGGCCAGAGCCATCATCAACGCACCAACGGATTATGATGCAAAAGCGTACAAAAAGTTTATAAAAGGTGATGCCTTGGAAAATTTGAAGGCATTCAAACAAACGTTAGAAGCCCATGAGTCCTGCTCAAGTGCTGAAGCGTTTGAAGTTTTGGCAAAACAATTTTTAGAAGAGAAAGGGTTGAAATTAAAAGATCTCGCCCAACCTCTAAGAATTGCTATGGTGGGGGGAGCGGTGAGTCCTTCGGTGTTTGGAGTTTTAAGCATCATAGGACATCAAAATGTGATAGCTCGGATCGAGCGATTATTAAATCATAAAGGAAAAAACGATGAGTAA
- a CDS encoding peptidyl-prolyl cis-trans isomerase: MKISMQYLSKIFISVALISSVSFAGLVDAISVIVNNQPITLYEVYKYAHQFKVSTRDSLDLLIRKKLEEAQIKKLGITVSDFEINAYVKNLATKNGVSEFQFYEMLRSKNIDEADYKNDLRKKLEQEKLYKRIIHTKAIKISMKDLQDYYAKNKSQFVTTDSFDVVAYTSAHNASLEAIQKNPMQNLQDVTAKDLTFKSGTMDSKLEGLLNATKTNAFTQVFQTGNTYTMFYVKAKHGVKPVPFDEAKNYIYSVLSSQQDKATINDYFDKLKSVATIKVLRRPNS; the protein is encoded by the coding sequence GTGAAAATATCTATGCAATATTTATCTAAAATCTTCATCTCAGTTGCGCTCATATCATCAGTTTCATTTGCCGGTTTAGTCGATGCCATCTCTGTTATCGTCAATAATCAACCCATCACGCTATATGAAGTCTATAAATATGCCCATCAGTTTAAAGTCTCAACGAGGGACTCACTAGATCTTCTCATCCGAAAAAAACTCGAAGAAGCACAAATCAAAAAGCTTGGCATTACCGTCTCTGATTTTGAGATTAATGCATATGTCAAAAATCTTGCGACTAAAAACGGTGTCTCTGAATTTCAATTTTATGAAATGCTACGTTCTAAAAACATCGATGAAGCCGACTACAAAAACGACCTTCGCAAAAAACTAGAACAAGAGAAACTCTATAAAAGAATCATTCATACCAAAGCCATAAAGATTAGTATGAAAGACCTCCAAGACTATTATGCCAAAAATAAATCACAATTTGTGACGACCGACAGCTTTGATGTTGTTGCTTATACTAGTGCCCATAACGCTTCTCTTGAGGCCATCCAAAAAAATCCGATGCAAAATTTACAAGATGTCACCGCCAAAGATCTCACCTTTAAATCAGGCACAATGGACTCAAAATTAGAAGGCCTTCTCAATGCAACAAAGACGAATGCTTTCACACAAGTGTTTCAAACCGGCAACACCTATACGATGTTTTATGTAAAAGCGAAACATGGTGTCAAACCGGTCCCTTTTGATGAAGCCAAAAATTATATCTATTCGGTACTCTCATCACAGCAAGATAAAGCAACCATCAATGACTATTTTGATAAGTTGAAATCTGTGGCTACGATAAAAGTACTCAGAAGACCAAATTCTTAA
- a CDS encoding YgaP family membrane protein, with the protein MNTFDKIRRFCRVFRIILGIVLIGVGVYLNNAWFYLGIVPLIAGLTNFCPLCIFSKKCST; encoded by the coding sequence ATGAATACATTTGATAAAATTAGAAGATTTTGCCGTGTATTTAGAATCATATTGGGTATTGTTCTCATTGGGGTAGGAGTGTACCTCAACAATGCGTGGTTCTATCTTGGCATCGTGCCTCTTATTGCAGGGTTGACAAATTTTTGTCCCCTTTGCATCTTCAGCAAAAAATGCTCCACTTGA
- a CDS encoding acetyl-CoA carboxylase biotin carboxylase subunit, with protein MAKIEKILVANRGEIALRAIRTIKEMGKKAIAVYSTADKDALYLQYADASICIGGPKSADSYLNVPAIISAAEISGCDAIFPGYGFLSENQDFVEICGLHGIKFIGPSVDSMVLMSDKSKAKEVMKKAGVPVIEGSDGALSSIAEARELAKKIGYPVIVKASAGGGGRGMRVVEKEQDLEVSYLSAESEALSAFGDGTLYMEKFIKNPRHIEVQVMGDSHGNAIHIGERDCSLQRRHQKLIEESPAVILDATTRANLHEVAIKAVKFIGYENAGTFEFLLDSDKNFYFMEMNTRLQVEHCVSEMVSGVDIIEWMIRVAEGETLPEQKEITLKGHSIECRITAEDPVKFIPSPGKVTKYIAPGGRNVRIDSHLYQNYVIPSHYDSMIGKLIVWGEDRERAIAKMHEALAELQIEGVATVRDFHIKMMENPDFVSNQFDTNYLSKY; from the coding sequence ATGGCCAAAATAGAAAAAATTCTAGTAGCCAATCGGGGTGAGATTGCCCTGCGTGCTATTAGGACGATCAAGGAGATGGGGAAGAAAGCCATAGCGGTTTATTCAACAGCAGATAAAGATGCACTCTATTTACAATATGCAGATGCGAGCATTTGTATCGGAGGGCCAAAATCCGCCGACAGTTATCTCAATGTTCCTGCCATCATCAGTGCGGCAGAGATTAGTGGCTGTGATGCGATTTTTCCAGGATATGGATTTTTGAGTGAAAATCAAGATTTTGTGGAAATTTGTGGACTTCATGGCATCAAATTTATCGGACCATCGGTGGATTCTATGGTGTTGATGAGCGACAAATCAAAAGCAAAAGAAGTCATGAAAAAAGCCGGAGTACCAGTCATAGAAGGAAGTGATGGCGCACTTAGTAGTATTGCTGAGGCGCGAGAATTAGCCAAAAAGATTGGCTATCCCGTGATTGTCAAAGCCAGTGCCGGTGGCGGGGGTCGTGGTATGCGTGTTGTTGAAAAAGAGCAAGACCTTGAAGTCTCTTACCTTTCTGCTGAGAGCGAAGCGTTGAGTGCGTTTGGCGATGGCACATTATATATGGAAAAATTCATCAAAAATCCACGACATATTGAAGTGCAAGTGATGGGCGATTCTCATGGCAATGCGATTCACATCGGTGAGCGTGATTGTTCACTACAACGTCGTCATCAAAAGCTGATAGAAGAATCTCCTGCGGTGATACTCGATGCGACAACAAGGGCAAATCTTCATGAGGTTGCCATCAAAGCGGTTAAATTTATCGGCTATGAAAATGCCGGAACCTTTGAGTTCCTCCTAGACAGTGATAAAAACTTTTATTTTATGGAGATGAATACGCGTCTTCAGGTCGAACATTGTGTGAGTGAGATGGTCAGTGGTGTTGATATCATCGAGTGGATGATACGCGTGGCTGAGGGAGAAACGCTTCCTGAGCAAAAAGAGATTACGCTCAAAGGACACTCTATTGAGTGTCGTATCACAGCAGAAGATCCGGTAAAATTTATACCAAGTCCGGGCAAAGTCACCAAATATATCGCTCCGGGTGGACGCAATGTTCGCATTGATTCTCATCTCTATCAAAACTATGTGATTCCTTCTCATTATGATTCGATGATTGGCAAATTGATTGTGTGGGGTGAAGACCGAGAGCGTGCTATCGCTAAGATGCACGAAGCATTAGCAGAACTTCAAATCGAAGGGGTTGCGACCGTACGAGATTTTCATATCAAGATGATGGAAAATCCAGATTTTGTGAGTAATCAATTCGATACTAATTATTTATCTAAATATTAA
- the accB gene encoding acetyl-CoA carboxylase biotin carboxyl carrier protein → MNKTEIRELMRFFDKSNITKVKIKDGEFSIELQKGFDSDLLPKSTVVAQPAAVTPSVESAPVESAPAAAPSKAAAESGDSIKSPMVGTFYVAPSPGSEPFAKVGSIIQKGEPVAVIEAMKIMNELEAEFTCKILEVLVEDGTPVEYGMPLFIVEKV, encoded by the coding sequence ATGAATAAAACAGAAATTAGAGAATTAATGCGTTTTTTTGACAAAAGCAATATCACAAAAGTAAAAATTAAAGATGGTGAATTTTCAATCGAACTCCAAAAAGGATTTGATAGTGACCTTTTACCCAAAAGTACCGTAGTCGCACAGCCCGCTGCGGTAACTCCAAGTGTCGAAAGTGCACCAGTTGAGAGTGCACCAGCGGCCGCGCCTAGCAAAGCGGCTGCAGAAAGTGGCGACTCTATCAAGTCACCGATGGTTGGTACTTTTTACGTCGCACCAAGTCCCGGAAGTGAACCTTTTGCCAAAGTAGGATCGATTATCCAAAAAGGAGAACCGGTTGCAGTGATTGAGGCGATGAAGATCATGAATGAGCTAGAAGCAGAATTCACCTGTAAGATTTTGGAGGTTCTAGTAGAAGATGGTACGCCTGTAGAGTATGGCATGCCATTATTTATAGTGGAGAAAGTTTAA